The Bifidobacterium asteroides genomic interval CTGGTGGCCGGGGCGCTCGAAGGCCAGGATGGTCGTATAGCCCCAGGGGCCGTGGTCCTCCAGGTAGGAGCCCACCACCTGGATGTCCTCCGGACGGATGTTGGCCTCCTCATAGCTTTCGCGCAGGCCGCCCTCCAGGGGGTTCTCCCCGTCCGAGATGGCGCCGCCCGGCACACCCCAGGTGCCGCCCTCGGCGCTCCAGCGGGCCCGGTGTTGCAGAAGCACGCTGATCGGCGCGCCCGTGCGGGCATCGCGCCGGGCCAGCAAGACGCCGGCAGCCCCGTTGAGCCCCCAGTGCCGCTTGCCGCAGGCACAGTTCACCCACCCGTCGCCAGGCTGGTGGACGTTCTCCACAGGGGCGACCAGTCCCTCAGGACCATGCGTCGATCCGTCTGCCTGCTGCCGCTCAGGCTGGACCCGTTGGGCCCACAGTTGAGGCCAGGAGACGCCCAGCTCCTGGGCCAGGGCGCGCAGGGTGGGCATGCTCAATCCCATCACTCCGCTGGGATCGCCCTGGATGCCCTGGATGAAAGCGCTGCCCAATCCCTCCAAGGTGAAGGAGCCGGCCACCTCCAAGGGTTCGCCGGTGGCCACATAGGCCTGCATGGAGGCCCGGTCATAGTCTCCGAAGGTCACCTGGGCGCTGCTGACCGCTCGAACCCGTCGGCCGGTGGCCAGATCGATCAGACAGTGACCGGTGACCAGGGTGCCTGTTCGGCCGCGCATGGCCATCAACCGCTCCAGAGCACGCTCCGGCTGGTGAGGCTTGCCCATGACGGCGCCGTCCACGCTGAACAGCGAGTCGCACCCCAGCAGGAGGGGCCCACGCCCGGCTCCGAGCATCCCGCCCCAGGCTCCGATGACCTGGCTCATGGAATTCCTGGAGGATGCATCCGAATCACCCTGGCTCAGAGGCCTGAACGTGACCAGGTCGCCCCGCGAGCGCCTTTCGGCATCCTTGACGGCATCCATGGTCGCTTGGACAGCCGAAGCCTTGGCCTCAGCCAAGACAGCGACCCGCTCGCGCGCATCCAGATCCTCCAGGCGGCGGCCCAGTTTACGGGCCTGTTCAGCCAGGACGGCCGGCTCATCCACCTTTGAGGGTCGGATGATGGGGTCAATGCCCGCCTGGACCAGGAGCCGCCGCCGGGAGGGGGAGGATGATGCCAGAATGAACGGGATATGCCTGTCTTCAGTGTTCACGATTGCCTTCCTGGTCCCGTTCCACCTGGACCCCCCCGCAGTCCACGTCCAAGGGCAGAATCCGCCAGCGGCCGGAATCCAGATAGTCCTTGGCAATGGTCCGCAGCTCATTTTCGGCATCACCGTAATGCAGGACGATGATGCAGGGACCGGCTCCAGAGACGGCCGCCGCGTAGCCCCGACCGCGCAGGAGCTGCAGGAGCTTGGTTGAGGAGGGCATGAGCCCGGCCCGGTATGGCTGATGAAGACGGTCCTGGGTAGCGACGAAGAGCAGGGCGTTGGCTCTGGCAGACTGCTCGGCTGCCTCTGTCTCCAGGTCATCCAGGGACTCAGGGTTCAGAGCGCCAGGAATCAGGGCCGCCCT includes:
- a CDS encoding Maf family nucleotide pyrophosphatase; the protein is MNTEDRHIPFILASSSPSRRRLLVQAGIDPIIRPSKVDEPAVLAEQARKLGRRLEDLDARERVAVLAEAKASAVQATMDAVKDAERRSRGDLVTFRPLSQGDSDASSRNSMSQVIGAWGGMLGAGRGPLLLGCDSLFSVDGAVMGKPHQPERALERLMAMRGRTGTLVTGHCLIDLATGRRVRAVSSAQVTFGDYDRASMQAYVATGEPLEVAGSFTLEGLGSAFIQGIQGDPSGVMGLSMPTLRALAQELGVSWPQLWAQRVQPERQQADGSTHGPEGLVAPVENVHQPGDGWVNCACGKRHWGLNGAAGVLLARRDARTGAPISVLLQHRARWSAEGGTWGVPGGAISDGENPLEGGLRESYEEANIRPEDIQVVGSYLEDHGPWGYTTILAFERPGHQVEPRMNDDESIALEWVDLDKVADLPLLKAFGQDWPHFRQRLETLAAEG